In Chloroflexota bacterium, the genomic window CGGAAGCCGACGCGCCAGTCGCGGAAGAAGACCCCGGCGAGGCGCTCGCGCGGCAACTGCGCGAATATAAAATGTTCAAACAGATCGCCGCGCACCTGCGCGAACGCGAGCAGAAAGGGATGCGTATGTTCGCGCGCCTCGCGCCGCCGCCCAAGCTACCACCGCGCGAGTGGAAGATCGAAGGCGCGAACGCGGACGACCTCGCGCGCGCGTTGCATCGCGCGCTCAAACTGCGCCCCGCGATGCCGCAGGGCACGCTGACCGTACCGCTCGCGGTTTCGATTGACGAACGCATCCACGCGATTCTCAACATGACGGCAGACGGCACGCGCGTCTCGTTCGTGCGTTTGCTCAACGACGCCGCGACGCGCGTCGAAGTGATCGTCACTTTTCTCGCCGTGCTCGAAATGATCAAACGCCGACAAATCAACGCGCGGCAGGATGGCTTGTTCGGCGAAATCGTCCTGGAACGCCGCACCGACACGCCGCCCGTCGAACTCACGACGGAAGAGATTGAAGCGGATTATACCACAGAATAACAATTAGCCACGCCCTTAAGGGCGTGGCTAAAGAGGACCGAAACGAAAACAGTTGACGCATACATTTATCCGCCGCGCGTGCGGCGCGTGTTGACGGCATTGTGGCTAACGCTGCTGATCGTCAATGGAATCGAATATCTCCTCGAATGGACGCGCGCACTCTATACTACGCTGCGAGCGCCGCTCGGTTTGCCGTTCAACCCACTGTTCGATCACACCGAAAAAATCTTGCCGAGTCTGCTCACCGCACACCTGGGTCTGCTCGTCGCGCTCGTCGCGGCGCGCGCACTCGCGTTCCTCGCGTCGCGCGTCACGATTTGGACGCACGGCATTCAGTTCGAATCGCCGCTCGGCGCGCGATTGATTCGCTACGACGCGTTGCGCGCGATTCACTCCATCGAGTTCAAAACAACCGGTCGCTTTGTCGTTTGGGTGGATGCGGCGCAGGGTTTGCCACTCCAAAATTTCCTTGCGAGTTTGCTGATTGGCAAATGGACGCCCGCCGGTTTTCTGCTCACGTCGGATTTGCGCGGGTTTGACGAGGTGGTTGCCACGCTCGTCGCGCGCTTGAAAGAAAAATACGGCGTCGCCGGTTTTGAAACGCGTTTTAGCGAAGACGAACCGTCCACCTTGCTCACGATTCTCACCGCGCCGCGTGCAACACTCAAGGAGCTTGCCGCGACGACGCCGGTCGCGATCACGCCGCGCGATGCGGTGTGGCACAGCGTGTCGAGCGCGTGTGCGCTCGCCTTGCCGCTCGCGGTGGCGGCGTTGATTCACGCGCAGTTGCCGGTCGGCATGTTCGTCGTGCCATTCGTCGCGCTCGTCGAGTTTGCGCTCGCGCCGCTCTATCTCACCGCCGCGCCGCTCGACTCGTTGCGGCGAATTGATTTTGCGGACGCGTGGCGCGTGTATCCGCTGACGCAATTGCCGCGCTGGGGCATCGCGTTCGCGCTGACGTACCTCGTGATTCTGGGGATGCCGTTGTTCGTGTTCGTGATGTGCATCGCGCCCGCCGTTGCGCTAGGATGCTACACCGTGCTCGTCTTTGCGCGTGATTGGTTCGAGGTGCCACTCGCGCAAGCGTGGCTCGCGGTGCTGATGACCGCCATTTGGCAGATCGTCGTCTACGCGTTGTTCGTGACGATGTTGTCCAACTAATCATTGGACATAGATTATCCGAACTATCGAACTATCGCACCATCGCACTAACCAACTGCCAAACTAATTTGCGCGTTCACGCATCCTGTGCTAAAATGCCTCTCGACGTTGGGGCCTGGTGCAGTGGTAGCACATCGGACTTTGGATCCGCTGACGGAAGTTCGAATCTTCCGGCCCCAGTACAGTGAATTGCAGATTGCAGATTGCGGATTGCAGATTGATATTCAATCTGCAATTTGCAATCTCAAATCTGCGATTTTTTTATCGCCATGTTAAATGTCTCCACGCGTGAAAAACTGATCCTCGTCGGCATCCTCGCTCTCGCCGCGTGTTTGCGTTTTTATCGTCTCGACACACTCCCGCCCGGCTTTCAATTCGACCAAGCGTTTTATATGTTCGACGTCTTGCGAATCCTCGAAGGCGAGTTCCACATTTTCTTCACGCAGCCCGGCGGCTCGGAGCCATTGTTCGTCTACCTCGCAACCGCGCCTGCCGCACTCGTCGGCGTCGAAACACCGCTCGCGATCAAGATCACGGCTGGCATCATCGGCATACTCACCGTCGGCGTGGTGTTTGGCGTTGCGCGCACGCTGTTCAATTCGACGCGCATCGGCTTGCTGTCCGCGCTCTTTACCGCGATTTCATTCTGGCACATTTTCTACAATCGCTACGGCGAACGCATCCCGCTGACCGTTCTGCTCGCGACCGTGACGCTTTGGCAATTCTGGCGCGCGCTCACGCGCGCACGTTGGCGCGATTTCGCGCTGACCGGCATTTTCACCGGACTGACGCTCTACACGTACCCGTCCGCGCGCATCGTCCCGGTCGCGATTGTCTTGCTCACCGCGTACGCGATGCTCGCCGAACGCGCACGCGCGCGTGTGTATTTTGTAGGACTCGTCCTTGCCGGCGCAGTTGCCGCAATCGTGTTCGCGCCGCTCGGTTGGCATTACATCGAACGTCCAATTGATTTTTTTTCGCACACGACCGAGGTTTCAATTTTCGTGCCGCACGGCACGGTCAGCGACAACGCGCTGCTCGAACTCGCCAAGAACGCGGTAAAAATTGCCGGAATGTTTTTCGTTGTCGGCGATCCCGGCGTCTTACGTAACCTGCCGTATCGTCCGGTGTTCGATCCGTTCGCCGCGATCCTGTTTGTGATTGGCGTCATCGCGTGGCTGCGCGATTTTTTTGCGCCGCAGGCGCGCCGACGTGCGATATTTCTCGCCGTGTGGCTGGGACTCGCGATTGCATTGTCGCTCGTCAGCGACGACGCGCCGAACAACGGACGCATCATGGTCGGCTCGCCGGTCATTTTGATGTTGCCCGCGTGGGGCGCGTCCGCGCTCTGGGATCGTTTGCGCGCGCCGATTGCGCGGCGCGCGGCGGCGCTCGCGTTCGGCGCGATAGTTTTGATCAGCGCAACGCTAACGACGAACGATTATTTCGTCGTGTTCACCAATTCGCCGGACACGTACCTGGCGTTTGACATGGACAAGGTCGAGACCGCGCAGTGGATCAATCGCGCCGCGTCCGAAACGCAGTTGTATCTCGCGCCGCTGTGGCATCAGAACGGGACGATTTCGTTTCTCACACGTTACGCGGCGGTGACAAGTTTCGAGAGCCGCGACACAGTGGTCATTCCGAGCAACGCGTCCGGCAAGGATGCGCTCTACGCGTTTCCACCGGAACAAGAGCGCAAAGTCCAAACACTCGCGACGCGTCTCGGCGCACTCGGCGCGCGCGAGACCTTGCCGGCGTCGAACGGCGGCGCGCTCTTGTTGCTCTATCGCGTCCCAGCATCGAACTTGCCGGACGCGCGCGATCCGTTCGCCACGCTCGCACGCGCAGGCGATTTCGCGCGACCGCAAACGCGCGCGAACGCGAACTGGGGCAACTTGATCGAATTGATCGGGCACACCGTTTTGCCCGAAGGTCCGGGCGGGCGCAATCTGACCGTCACACTTTTTCTGCGCGCGCTCAATCCGATCCCGGATCAGTACACCTTTTCGATCAAGGTGCGCGACGAAAAAAATCGTACGTGGGGACAGGAAGACAAGTGGGCGGGCACGAACAGTTACGCGACAACTCAGTGGCGCACGGGCGAAATCATCATCGAGAAATTTTATCCTGGGTTGAACGCGTGCGCGCCAGCGGGCATTTATCGCGTCGCCGTCGAAGCGTACAATCCCCGGACGATGCAAGTGCTCGGTGAACCAATCGCGCTTGGCAATTTGAACGCGGGCGCGTCGGAGGGAAATCGGTACGAAGACCTGGAACCGGAACAGACGCTCGATGTTCAAATCGCGCCACAAGCGCGACTGATGGGCTGGACGTTGACGCCGAACGAACTGCGCGCGGGCGACACGTTTGCGTTATCGCTCTTTTGGCGCGGCGCAGGCGATGGCAAACAGGCACAGCGCGCGGTTATTCGCCTGCGCGATGCCGCCCTGCGCGATTTTGTGTTGGCGGACAAAACGGTTACAATCCCAGTCGAAGGACGCGGGCTTTGCGCGTTTTTCGATCTGCAACTCGCGAACGCCGCGCCGGGGCAGGCGACACTGTTTGTGAATGAAGTCAAAGTGGGCAACTTGCAAGTCACAGGTAAATGAGATTGCCCACGAAGGGCACGAAGGGACACGAATATTTTCTTTGTGAGATTGGTGTCCTTGGTGGGCAAATGAAATTTTCAGGAGATACTTATGAATCTCGCCTCAGTCATCCTCGCCGCAGGGCAAGGCACGCGGATGAAATCGAATTTGCCCAAGGTCTTGCATCCCATCGCCGGCAAGCCGATGGTGCAATACGCGCTCGACGCCGCGCGCACACTCGAATGCGCGCATACAATTCTGGTTGTTGGGCACGGCGGCAACCAGGTGCGCGACGCCATCACCAATTACCAATTACCAATCTCCAACCTTCAATTCGTCACACAAACCGAACAGCGCGGCACCGGGCACGCGGTTCTCCAAGCGCGCGACACGTTGCGCGGCAAATCGGACGCGGTGTTCGTCGCCTACGGCGATATGCCGCTCTTGCAAATCGCGACG contains:
- a CDS encoding segregation/condensation protein A, which encodes MHSFRLPEFEGPLDLLLQLIERNEMDITRVSLAAVTDQFLDIISAPGAVELSQLADYLVIAAKLILTKSRLLLPQPEADAPVAEEDPGEALARQLREYKMFKQIAAHLREREQKGMRMFARLAPPPKLPPREWKIEGANADDLARALHRALKLRPAMPQGTLTVPLAVSIDERIHAILNMTADGTRVSFVRLLNDAATRVEVIVTFLAVLEMIKRRQINARQDGLFGEIVLERRTDTPPVELTTEEIEADYTTE
- a CDS encoding glycosyltransferase family 39 protein codes for the protein MLNVSTREKLILVGILALAACLRFYRLDTLPPGFQFDQAFYMFDVLRILEGEFHIFFTQPGGSEPLFVYLATAPAALVGVETPLAIKITAGIIGILTVGVVFGVARTLFNSTRIGLLSALFTAISFWHIFYNRYGERIPLTVLLATVTLWQFWRALTRARWRDFALTGIFTGLTLYTYPSARIVPVAIVLLTAYAMLAERARARVYFVGLVLAGAVAAIVFAPLGWHYIERPIDFFSHTTEVSIFVPHGTVSDNALLELAKNAVKIAGMFFVVGDPGVLRNLPYRPVFDPFAAILFVIGVIAWLRDFFAPQARRRAIFLAVWLGLAIALSLVSDDAPNNGRIMVGSPVILMLPAWGASALWDRLRAPIARRAAALAFGAIVLISATLTTNDYFVVFTNSPDTYLAFDMDKVETAQWINRAASETQLYLAPLWHQNGTISFLTRYAAVTSFESRDTVVIPSNASGKDALYAFPPEQERKVQTLATRLGALGARETLPASNGGALLLLYRVPASNLPDARDPFATLARAGDFARPQTRANANWGNLIELIGHTVLPEGPGGRNLTVTLFLRALNPIPDQYTFSIKVRDEKNRTWGQEDKWAGTNSYATTQWRTGEIIIEKFYPGLNACAPAGIYRVAVEAYNPRTMQVLGEPIALGNLNAGASEGNRYEDLEPEQTLDVQIAPQARLMGWTLTPNELRAGDTFALSLFWRGAGDGKQAQRAVIRLRDAALRDFVLADKTVTIPVEGRGLCAFFDLQLANAAPGQATLFVNEVKVGNLQVTGK